CTGGCCCCACCTTGTACGAGGTGTGCGTTTTTACTTTTGATGCTCTGATCACATCTGCTGGAGTGAGAACTCTGAGCCGGGTTGTCTGTGTATGGCAGAGAGAAAAGCGCTTTGTTGGTGGCCTTTCTGGGGCCATCCTGGGCAGCGAGCCGCATTTAGGGGTGAGTTTCCAGGAGCGAGCTGACGAGGGCAGAGCACATGCATGTCTGTGTCTCAGGCAGCGGTGCTAACAGGGTACAGGCCAAAAGGAATCGCCATTTGAGGGTTCAGCTCCAGCAAGTTTGCCTGCAGCTGCACGGGAACAGCTTCaagtttttctgcttttctttatttttagggttttaagattttatttttagagagaaaggaagggagggagacagggagagaaacattgactggttgccttttgcacgcccccaaattggggacctggcctgcaacccaggcatgcgccctgatgaggaatggaaccagtgacctttaggtttgcaggctggtgctcaatccactgaaccaccccAGACAGggctatttttagttttaatggtACCGCATTGCAACTCGACTTTCGCCATCAGAATATTTTCACTAACTGCACTGCAGCATCTGTTCCTTAACTGTCCTCTGCTGTCCCGGGGCATTTGCACGTCATTCCCTTCACCGGGAGTGGGtcgccaccacctcctcctcagggaagccctccTTGTGCTCTTAGCCTAAAGACTCTGGCACCAGAGATGGCCCCTGGAGCAGGCATGAATGTGTAGCTACACTTTATTCTTTAGATGTAAGCTCATCCTCACCCCCAGCTGGTGACAACACAACGGTCCCCCACCAAGGGTCTTCCCAGGAACCTGGGCACCCGCACCTGCTCTCCCTGGGCCACTCAGCCCACTTCATCCTGGTGTGCCTCCAAGCcaaggggcttcctggaggaaggagtCTGCATCTGGGAGGCTGGACAAGGACTTAGGACCTCAGGAAGGGCCAGAGATTTCACATCCCCCCTCCCTGGTGTCCCCTGAGGGGAGAGACGAGAAAAAGTGAAAGGTCTTGTGAGGGTCCTGGGGAGATGtggcagagaggagggagtgTCCAGTGCTGAGAGACAAGCCACCTGGAGATGAAGGTCCTCCACACTGTGGGCCAGGCCTTTGCCCCCTCCCTGTTGGAACGTGTGGCTATGAGGGTAAAAGGTCAACTCTAGAGACAAGCTGTGGCAAGCTGTGGCCCAGGACAGGCCAGAGGACAGCCACAGGCTTagcctctgtcccccacccttAGTGATGACTACCTGTCCCTGATGGGGCCCCGCTGGGCACCAGCCATCAAGCAAGCGGTACGCTGGGCCTACACACCCATGGGATGTGATGCGGCCAGCCAACTGTGGTACACTGGCCTAACCAACTCGGATTTCCGCGAAGCCTGGTACACGCTACCGAGGGCCCTGGACGTCCCCTACCGGGAGGCTTATGCCCACTGGCTTGGATGCTACAACCACCGGAAGCACAGCATGCCATCAGGTGAGTGCCTGGCCACCTGCCTTGACACAGGCCACCCCAAGGGGCGGGCGAAGACCAGAGATGACCTtctcccccactctccctgcAGCCTACACCCAACACCTCCGAGAAACTGCCTGGTATGATCCCATCGTGCCAGCCCAGTACAGGGTCCGCAGCACGCGGTGGGGGACCATGCTGTGGAAAGACAGACCCATCTGGGGCAAGGAATATGGTGAGGCTGGCATCACGGGCCAGGGGCTGCGGGTAAAACTGGGTCCAGAAAGCTGGATCCAGGCAGTGACCTGAGCCCTGCCCCACAGTGGTCAACAGGCACCAGTACGGGGTGGAGCCGCAGGGGCAGGCGTCAGACTACGTGCCCTACCTGTCGGCACCACAGCGCCCGCGCTACACAGCCCAGAACTACCGGCAGTGGGACCTGGAACCCTACTGCCCATCCACTGGCCAGCAGTCCCAACCCCGCTACACGTCTGTGGTCTGATAAAGACTGTCCCTCTGTGGGGACACTGCACCTGTCCCTGGATGTCTGTCCACGTCTGGGAATCAGGGCACTGGTCGGTCAGGTAAAGGGAGTCACCAGCCAGAGGTCCCAGGCTGGGGCCCTGCTGCCCTCAGCATTCCGGGGCCAGGCAGACAGCTGGGACCCGTCCTCCCCACGAGCGGCTCTTTATTCACTGTCAGCAGCACCCTGGAGACCCCATCTGCGCCaggggtgaggtggggctggggctgagctcAGAGCAGCACGGACCTTCACATCCTCCCCTATTCAATTTGGGGCACCCCGAGTCATCCATTAGAGTTAGGCTTGGGCACCCCAAATCCATGAGGACCCATAGGCCCCTGGATACCAGAGGGCCCAATTAGGTGTCCCACCCCAGCAGAGATGAGTCCAGCCCATCCTGTCCTCACCCACCATCCCTGCAGCCAGgcaaggaaggggaggggtggggacccGAGGAGCAGGGGATGATGGAATGTGCGGGGTTGAGCTCTTTTGCATAGGGCAGGAGGCCATGGGGGAATGTCAGGGTTGGACTCCAGGGGCTCCTGCAAgagaggggtaggggtggggttaGTGAATGTGGGGCctgccccagcacccccacccacagccagTTTGGGAATGGTGGAGGCTTAACTCACAGCTCCGCAGGTGGATGGGCCAGATGAGGAGACTGCACACAGACAGGGTGGCGGCCACGCCTACGCCGCCTGTCACAGCCACCATCACCCAGTGGTAGAAGCCCACGCAGGCCCTGCAGCAGAGCTCcgagctggggcaggggaggacagAACAGCTGGAGTGGACACTTGTGGAGACCTTCCAGCCTCAGCCTggacctcccactccctcccacctgaGCTTTGGGCAGTCACGTCTTCCCCAGTGTTCAGGCCAGAACCTGTGGGTCACTTTCAACCCTTTTTCCTCCCACATCTAACACTTCAGCCAACACTGCCAGCTCTGCCTTCAGTCTACCCTGAAcctgcccactgctccctcctcctctgcctcaccTGGTCCAGCCCATCATCACCCACCTGGACCAGTGTAGATGCTtccaccctggtccccacctTCCACATACTGTCCTCTTGGGCACAGCCATAAGAGGGCGCCTGTGAGCACCTGAGTCAGGCCACTCCTCTGTCCACAGCCCTCCAGGGCTTCCaacacccccaccaccacccgcCCCAGGGGTAAAAGCCCAAGTCCTCCACAAGGCCCTGCACAACTTGCCTTCAACCTCTGcctgccctctcttccctcctccctctgttcTAGCCACAGGGGCCTGTACCCTGTTCTTCCAACACACCAGGCCTGGCCCTACCCTGGCTGTTCCTCCCCATTTTCCTAGAACTCTCTGATATCCACCAGGTCTCAGGACCAGTATCGTCACCTCAAGGAAGTCTTCCCTAACCTCATTCACCGGTCAGGGCTCCAAGTGTGGTGTCCTTCACACCCCGGCCCGCTGGTCTGCATCACGTTCATTTATTCCTGTGATTAACGTGGCTGGTATTACCCCCCAGGTCCATGATAACAGAGGACCAGGCAGGCTCTGCTTTCCAGGTCCTGGGCTTCTATACGGTGAGAGCTCAGCGGCCTAAACCATCCAGGCCTGCAACCCCAGGTTCTGCGGGTGTGAGTGGCACAGACCCCGGCCCCTGCAGCACTGCCCACAGCGCAGCCCCCCAGTGCGCCTGTGCGGTGTGTCCTCAGTTCCGTCACACCGCGGACTCGGGATTCGTTGAACAACTGCACCAGGTCAGCGAGAACCAAGTCTCACCACAGTGGGATCTCTTGTCCACACAGAACCCCTAGGCCTGGAGCAGTGCCCGGCACACGGCACACAGTACGCTCTTGGTAAATGAACTAACAAATGAGTCACACTCACGAACAGGGGTGCAGGCTCTGAATGACCATGACCGCCAGCCCATTGGCCACCTTATCCGAGAAGCTCATGGCACCGTACACAAAGGCTCCGCTGTGCTGGGGGGACACAGGCAGGGACATCAGCACCCATGGTCTGGGTCCTAGTCCCCAAccctcacccagccctgcccaccagcccTACCGTGTGGGGACCGATGAGGTCAGCTGTCATGGCCAGCGAGGTGACGAGGATGGTGGCACTGCCCAAGCCCAGCAGCACCGCTGCTGCATACACAGCCACACCCAGCTCATCGGCCAGTGCCACCCAGGCTGCAAAAACCAGGATTACCAGCAAGCCCGCGAAGTAAGTCATCTGAAGAGGAGACCAGCATTGGGCCCGCCTCACTGGG
This window of the Desmodus rotundus isolate HL8 chromosome 9, HLdesRot8A.1, whole genome shotgun sequence genome carries:
- the TEKTIP1 gene encoding tektin bundle-interacting protein 1 gives rise to the protein MQTLRQEATQHCVPQGTVEVYFPAPLYSDDYLSLMGPRWAPAIKQAVRWAYTPMGCDAASQLWYTGLTNSDFREAWYTLPRALDVPYREAYAHWLGCYNHRKHSMPSAYTQHLRETAWYDPIVPAQYRVRSTRWGTMLWKDRPIWGKEYVVNRHQYGVEPQGQASDYVPYLSAPQRPRYTAQNYRQWDLEPYCPSTGQQSQPRYTSVV